The following DNA comes from Polyodon spathula isolate WHYD16114869_AA unplaced genomic scaffold, ASM1765450v1 scaffolds_3241, whole genome shotgun sequence.
ATGGAGTCCGAGGTAAGAGAACATGAGGCTGCTGCACCACCTTGAGAAAAATACTTCTGAGGAATTGCAGCATGGCAAACGAGGAGAGCGAGAACGACCGTGGATGAAGCCAGGAGttaatcgaaaaaaaaaaagatatttaatacaaaatcaaCCTTAATCTTGAAAATGCTTTTTACAAAAGCAAGTCAACATGAAGAACATGctgtttaaacaaagaaaaagtagATATCAAGAACGCTTGCAGTGCGTGcgagtgcgtgcgtgtgtgggtgcgtgtgtgtgtgcgtgtgtgtgtgtggtgtgtgtgtgtgtgtgttgtgtgtgtgtgtgtgtgtgtgtgtgtgtgtgtgtgtgtgtgtgtgtgtgtgtgtgtgagaatcccGATTAtatttaattgactttttttcacaaaatgaaaTTACGCGAAGAAGCAGCGCCACCTACCCGTACAAGAAACAgtatcctcccaatagtactcaaagaagttatacaaacatgcattataaataccatatgggagatactgaaattgaagaaggaatctatgaaaaagacctaggagtttatgttgactcagaaatgtcttcatctagacaatgtggggaagctataaaaaatgccaacaagatgcttggatatattgtgaaaagtgttgaatttaaatcaagggaagtaatgttaaaactgtacaatgcattagtaagacctcatcttgaatactgtgttcagttctggtcacctcgctacaaaaaaggatattgctgctctagaaagagtgcaaagaagaagaattccgggtttaaaaggcatgtcatatgcaaacaggctaaaagaattcaatcttgaacaaagaagactacgcggcgatctgattcaagcattcaaaatcctaaaaggtattgacaatgtcgacccaagggactgaaaaaagaaaccaggaccaggggtcacaaatggagattagacaaaggggcattcagaacagaaaacaggaggcacttttttacacagagaattgtgggagtctggaatcaactccccagtaatgttgttgaagctgacaccctgggatccttcaagaagctgcttgatgaggttctgggatcaataatctactaacaaccaaacaagcaagatgggcagaatggcttctcctttgtaatttctcatgttcttatgaaACACAACTTTTCTGGATTATTAGGGTTtttctgccatctagtggtcaaGACAGTTAGAGCAGTTACTGCAATTTATACACTCTGCAATGACAGCCAAACGTTAGCATGCGTTACAATCGGTCTTCATGGAAATCCTTCTACAGGATGTGGTCTCTATAGACAAGTCGCTCTTTACAGGGTTTGACAGTATTAaactacacaaaaacaaagttcaaatacatttgtggagggcaccaaggccactaaacttaagtAATGGCCAAAGTGTATGATTTATATATAGAGCTAATTACCGACTACAGAAAGAAGCAACACAGTttacttaataataaaaacatgtattgattCCGCAAAAAttctctttgatttatttattcgtTTGTCAACCAGCAGCTTACAGCTATAGTCGAAAATTTAACATCACTGGAATTTTAGGATCgagacataatgaaaaaaaaaaaaaaactatatgaacataatttagatattttatttaacatcatgtaacaacattatttaacaagGCTACTGAAAGCCAGTAGAAATATAGTGTTTCATGTTGGACAACTCAATATGTTACACAACGTTGTTGCGCAGGTTTCCTTGCATGGTTAATTTACATGTTTATTCAATCGCAGATGAAAAGCCTGGCCCCTGAATTGTATCGTTTATCGGTATTTGATGAGATCGCACTGGAGACCCCCCACACACTATTGAAGCTGCTGCTTTTCACAAAGAGCTGCTTTAATGATTCGCTGAGGTGATGATGAGCGCGCACTGGCTAGGTGTGAAAGACTGGCTTTCCTGTTCTTACGCATGAAGTGTAGTCATGCCTTtaaatgaaccccccccccccccccccccccccctctctctctctctccctctctccctctctctctctctctccccctctccccctctctctctctctctctctctctctctctctctcctctctctctctctctctctctctctctctctctctctctctctctctctctctctctcctctctctctctcacctctctctgctCCCCatcaaatctctctctcttcacTCCGCCTGGTTGTGTGGTGCTGTGTGCTCACCTAAAGACTCAGTTATGGTCAATAgctacgttttgttttttttcacaatagaCGGGCAATCTATTTCATAGCAATTGGCATCTATTAAAGTTATGGTTTTGTGTGCAGGTATGTTCTCAATTAAACAATGAATTGTTTTTACAATCAGTTGGTTAAGACTTGTTAAATTTAAAACTTGGTTTTTttacaagaagaagaaaagaagaagaagatgaagaagctCGAAAAGTTATAttcatttaatattcattttatctttaaaaatcacacaccacacacacacacacacacaacacacacacacacaaacacacacacttgatTTGCCTGATGTGCTTATGTTGTTGTATATTGAAATAGCAAAGGGTAACACAAAAAACCTAGTTTGTCGGTTTTAACAGCGTCGATTATTCAATTGCTTATCTTTGGactaaaaacagcatttaatatattttgtagtcctcctgtctctctgttctGCTTACACATTGTCGTGCCCTGAGagggaaaaaaatgaattcagtgcCGTCTCATCTTCACCTCTttggtggatcttttcaatgggCAATGTGAAGACAATTCAACACACAATAAGatttactttactttacttttttgCATGTTTgcaattaaattaattgtaactcagcttaacttagtgtgtagttcaaagttagaAATGGGACTACTTTGTTGGTCCCTCTTTTGGCGtagatattttaataaaatagtttttttgccctaaacaatgaatttaatgttttttatatattatatatatattatatctattatatatatatatatatatatatatatatatatatatagtatatatatatatagaggcacatATCTCTCCGTAACTGTCATGCtacaattttctttaaataataagtaATGTCCCCAGTCTATTGTGCATTGACAATATATCACTCTGCTATTTAAAAGCAAGCTTATAGTAGatgtatatttatattgcatCTTATAATCCAGCAGTTAGTTGAGTTTAGAGAAGGTGCCGGTTTGTTgtttctgtatctgtgtgtttccAGAGCACTCAGATTCAGGGGCTTCCGATCCAGCATTCAGTGTAGACTTGAATTGAATCAATTACCAACAAGTTAGGTTTTATAACAAAGAAATATTTACCCAATGGGAAAAAATAGCTTTTCTGACAATACCACGGTATAATTAACAGTCATATCTGGTTACCAAACTATAAATAACTTAGGTTCACATAGGAACTTGAGCATTACCTGCCTAAGAGTCCTATTGCAGAGCTGTTTCACCCATCCCAgcttttactacgagcttgattagccacagtgcatataggtaacaagctcaggggtgtcttattaaattcataataaaaccaggaagcAAGAAATAATGACAAAGCGATGAattcaagtatttattttctttacttataCAAAGTGGGAGAAATGATAACATTTCCAGATTCTTAATTACCAAGTACTTTACTGTGAAGATAATGAAGTCTATGGCGCATATACAATACATTAAGCACTAGTTATCTCAATTGAAAATATGATCCGGTGCAGCTTCAATGCCTTTAGATGCCCTCCTGTAATACTTTGAGAATGGAAGTGAAGTTCAATATAATGCCAGAAGCAGGATTGCAGTCTAATAAAGAAAATGACTTGTTTGGTTAAATGCATTTCCATTGCTTCATCTTTCCTCTTGAGAACGCTCTCTGTAAGGAGAAGATAAATAATTCTGGTCAGATCACAAACGAAAAGCTAAGCGCTATTAAACGTGTCCCTGTCAACTACGCTTGTATAAAGTATTTGCGAGAACAAAGAGACCATGATATTTAAGAAACTAGAACCAGTAGAACACTAGCGCGTTTAGGTTCTATAGAATGGGTTCCATTTGGAATCAAAAGGTTCTAAACCCATTCTGGAGAGCCAATAACAATGGTTATGGTTTAAAGTTATTTTCTGGTTTGATGTTTTATATTAACACGTTTTCTTCAGGACACCTTTTTAATGGAATATAAATCAGttattcaaatgctttttttgaggttgttttttttaattatgtaaaggTTATTCAATATTACTgttacatactttaaaaaaaaaaggtacctttAATACTACAGAAATATAAACTAGAATGAAtctacaaatacagttttattaagtCGGTATTAAGGTAAATTTACCCCAGAAAATACGATATTTGTTTTATAGCGTGTACTGGCACAAAGGGCTCTATTCTCACTTGGTTTACGCACCCTTTACACGCTGGAAGAAGAACGTAACCCAAGTTAGAATAGGGCCCAAAGAGAATacattaaactaaactaaaccatTATATCTCATTGCAATTACCTTTGCTTGCTATTGTTCCAGTGAACTACAGCAAAGTGTATCCACATCGCAACGAGAGCTCCAAGAATGAAGACATATCGCCAGACCGAATAAAGAAAGCAATCTGGATCTGAAACTCAaccaaaaaggagaaaaaaaaacaattaaaggtaACTTTTCTATTCCAATGCAGTACACTTCGTGGAAAAGTTGGGTACAGTTTGTCGCTTTCGTTTAGCTATCCTGCGTGTTAGTGGTATTGATATTTAATATTAGTAACCTGCACTGTACGctgaagttaaaaataaacacatgacaGTAATACTTAATACTTAATACAATAATACCGTACTGAAGTGAGAAAAGGAATCTATCAAAGCGACTGCAATTAAACCCTTCTTGCATTATATCAATCAGAATATACCTTGATGGGCTATATCTATATGATACTGTTGTTTCATGAATATATTTAAggttaaataaaaagcaattgaTCGGAGAAAATGTTCAGGTTTCTACCTCTCTCACCGGTCTTGCTCACGCTTTTGCTCATATTCCGCCCGCTCTCTGTTTCCACTACACACGTGCACACGGTCCCGCTGCTCCAGACCGCGCCCGGAATGGTGATCTCATTCCTGATAAAGTCCGGAGTGGAGTCGCTGGAATCTCCGGACCCGGAGTCGGTCACTTCGTGTTCGATGACCCAGTAGACCCGAGCCTGCTCGGGTACCCCGAACACCAGACACACTAAAGTAGCGGCGCCGCTGGACTGGACTGCGCCCTCTGAAGGGGTGAGGATTTCAATATAAGCGCGGTCATCGGAGCCTTCTGTATTGGAAACAATAAGAGCGATGTAAATATATAGAACATTAAGAACGACATGCTGGATAATAATGTATTGTAGTATATAGTGTCAGGTCAGAAAAATAatgcccacaaaaaaaaaatctatagcatGGTTTTGTTTAGGGAATTATTTAAGTAACCTATAACACCCCTCTGTAGGCTGTAGCTGGATGTACCTAGAGAAGTTTACAATGATTTATGTTATTCTTGAAGAGGCTGTACAGCCACAAGTCGACTTCAAGCTGAAACCCGTCCGGTGTACAAATTGCCAACAGAAGAAACACGATACTGCATTTACTTGCCGTGTTTAGCCTCTGACCCGCTTGGGAACTTTACCCACACTGCCCTTAagacaaaactgtttttgtaatcaAATATCACATTAGTCTCAGAACCATTGGTAATTATTCAATACTTACCTCGTACTACTAGCGTGGATCCATTGCCCAAGAACATGAGTGAGCTCTTAATAAAAGCGCAATAGTATGTCGCGGAATCGTTCACCTGCGCGTTGTTGAGGTTCAGGGAACAGGATTTCTCGATTTCGTTGCCTACGAAGCTGCCACCGGGTCTGACACTTTGATAAGTTTCCAGGGTCGGTCTGCTCTTGGACCGCAGTTTGATCCAGGTGACACTGAAGCACTTTGCAGTCGGGAAGTCTCTCGATATCGCAGGTCAAGTTTACGCTGCTCCCGACCTCGGCTCTGATTAAGGGCGGGTATTGGAACAGCCCCGCATCTCCAACTGAAacgagaaaaaaatgaaaaccaagaGACTACTGttcatatttataataataataataataataataaaaataataattgattaaataaaaaataatacaagtgtAAATCTGAACCCCCCAGTTGTTGTGCAATGTTAGAATATAAACAGTAAAGCCACGCTACCTTGGAGCGTGTAGAATAGCAGAATGAGCAGCATGGCGCGGTTCCCTGCAAGGCTGAGGagaatgctgtgtgtgttatCCGCGCTGCAGACAGTATCAGTGAACAGGGCAGAGAGAGGGGGCTGCAATACACAAGCCAGGAAGTGTCCATATTGTACAGAGTTCCCGCTGCAAGGTGGTTCAGTAGTTCAGTAGTACCACCACAAGATACATTACACACGTTCGTATATATGTGGCTCTTTTAAGAACTCCCTGATCATCCTTTAAACCAGAAAAGGCCGATCACACAGCAGCTTGTGCAAAATCTAATTAGAACTACAACCCCATTGCTTCTGGTTAGTTTTGGATTTGTTGTGCTGAAATCacacactggaactgaaaataCTGGGTAACTGGTTCAAAATAGCAAATGGTGATTGTCTAacagtgattgtctaatttaactgatgactttaatagaccacacatgcaattaattaaacATAGTAAGGAGAAAAGGAGCGTGGCGTGATAACTACTGTTCGCACAGTATGCCAAATGCTCAATCgtgatacttttttttcattaaaatgtgttttttctcgGGGTTTTTCTCACCGCATAGCTACTGTGCCTGAATCAATGTGCTTGAGCACTCTGGGGCAGTGGAGGCGCtgtcaataaaatatttattaaaaagtcaatatatgaaatatatagtGAGAATCGTGGGAAGTGTGTTTATTAGTTCCAGCTCTtgctaaaaaaatacatttagggtattttttttatttttaagtgtggATTTGCTGAATAAGTTGCTTTGTCAGTTTTAATATTATTGCTCTGTTCTTTACTGTAGCGAAGTCTGGTCCTATCAATGCTTTCCTGCCtcttcccagcatgcatctttccatacccCGATTTCTGAGTCATCCACGTTTCGCAcccgtaagttagcactggcagcacgcattggtcgaagtctttcctcttgaggcataagagTAGTTTTCCTTTctgaaccatgcttaatcttccaaaggcagtCCAGCCCATTTCTGCTTTTCTGTTGATTTCGAATTAGTGTTTACTTTTACTGTTTTGGTGTGTATGTTAAACTGCTAATTCACAACGATGTTCTAGGTTTTTCCTTTCTGtatcattagtattattatagaATAATGTGCTATTGTAGTTTAAACCTTTGTCGTTGAGGGTGTTGTGTGTGTTCTTCGTAATTCCTTGATCTTATAAAGgtcatttgaataaaaaaatgagaTTATTTAATAGATAACTCATTTATTTAGTGGGTAATATAATATGGCAATGgtcatatagtattcattcaGGTTCATTGACGCACTGAAATTTAAACTAATCAAATTCTTCGATTGTTTACATTGATTATCAAACCAACTAACGTGATTCTCCCCACAAACACCAGGGCATGCGTTTGGGCCATACTAAAACTCTCTCGCCAAGCATATGAGTGTTCAAAAGGAGTTGGAACGCCTCCTCCCCAAGCATAAGCACCCACCCCCTAAACCAGATAACTTGACTAATTGCAAGAGCTGTGACATAGGCTgctgtgtgctgtactgtataaaacatCGCATTCAATGTATAGACGCGAGACCTGCCTGTCTGCTGATGAAATTCTTATCTATTGGGTCACGTGGATGTTTGTGTTGCATAGCTAGCTGCTCTGCATTTTAGATGTTGGTTTACACCCTTTCCCGGAATCGTCATTGCTAATACATTGACCGGTGTAGCGAAGACAGGCCTTTTGAAGTTATTGAAACAAATATTGTTGTGGTATTTAGAAGCGAGAGGCCATAGATCTCTTCTGTCAGTAAACATCCGGACAAAACGGACACCATTTTCCACATCACTTTAAAAAACGCAGAACCATATTTGCGAGTACAGGGCAAAGGAAGTAAGCCGCCAAACATCAGAGAAACTATCAGCCTGCGTGTACTGGCTGTGTGAAATagattatttataatatgcagaaAGACAAACAGCCCATGACGTTTCAGTTTGGAGTCAGTAAACAGAAGTGCAAGAAAGGCATTCATTTTTTCCCGGtactgctagaaaaaaaaatacaaagttattgattttgaaaagacatttaaacCCTGATAAGGCTGACTATTGCCTCTGTAAATAAGCAATCTGTTTTTCGTTCATGAAGCTGAGCAcagttatacagtattgtacatatATTTCAGAATGCATCTACAGAGGAGCTTGAGAAATACATGCAAAGCCAAGAAAAATAATCACCTCGCATTATTGCCTGCATTGCAAACAACACGTTACAAGCAGTCATATAGCGAGGGACGCTATTTCAGTCATTCCTCAGGCAAACGCCGTTACAGCTTTACTGGGAGCGCACACTGCCAGCGCTGTCAAACTCCGTTCCACGAGGTTGGCAGGCTCTTCTGGCTTTCCTTCCACCcgagttacttaattggtctaattattttaataattggacacatttctctccaggcctcaaaatgttatCTACCTTGAACCACGTGCATTTTTGAAATTATCAACTATAAAAGACCTTGACAGACTATTACAATTTGTTCAATTGAACGAATGATTAAATCAGTTAAGTTAGCTGACAGCTGAAGTTGGAATGAAAGACCCCGTGGCCCTCAGAGACTGGAGTCTGACACGCCTGCGCTATGCGTTTCGCTCAGGGTTTGCTCCCAGGTGGATTCCTGCAGCATTATATACTGACAAACACATATTCTTTCTAATTCCAGGCAAAAGCATTTAACCAACTACTGTAAAATGCAATTTTGAGAGGTTTAAGAATCGTGCTAGATACAGCAAATCTACAGCTTTGATAAAGTGCATCATTATAAAGATTTGTTCCATGTTTTTAACAGTGACATTCATGAGGATAGAATGATTTGCATTGGGTATTTGCTGCGTTGAAGTATATATGGGCGGTGTTGCTATTTGCATATCAAATTATTCAGTGCTGCGAGGGACAGTGCAGTTACACAGAAGTGTGTGCCACATGGCACAGGTGTTTCTAATAATCTGTCCACTCCAGGTCTTCATTTCCGTCGCCTACCCGCCTCGAGCTGCAAACTGGCGTACTGAACGTCATCCTCTACCTACCAAAAataagtgtattttgttttgttgctgtacTTTTTATACAGTGTCAATTCATATAGGATTGATTGACATATGACAGGAATGTATAGGTCTCTTTAAAAAAGCCGTGTGAGATTATCATGAATTAATGTTACTTCACTGCAATTCAAtaggaaaaaaacatattttagttgagatggaattacattttaattggttCCAACAGTTCACAAGACACATATACAGGTATACATCTATGTCTATATGACTATTAGAGCTAATGATTAagaggcataataataataataataataataataataaaataataataataataataataataataataataaatgtaccgCTGATCTTATCTTTGGTCTGGCGTGTCTTTGCCCtgtggggaaataaataaataaacataatttaaattttgaaataaaaagccGATTAGCAGGTGTGTAAAACCAGGAATcgcctgtgttttgtttggaatACCTGACGTGTGTTTGTCTGACGCCCCTCCTTTAACGCGAATCTCGGAATACGTCGATCTGTGGGTTCAAAACAACACTCAACATGGTATCCCGAAAGGGCTATCAGAAAAGTGAATGTGAACAATATGAACTCTGGCTTCAGTATTCACGCTGCCTGAACAGTTAAAACACATGAATGCGTAAAACATTTATCAATCCATTAGCATTCAGTCCGtttaaagaagaaagaaatacaaaatagagTGCACCAAAAACTTAGTTTTACTTCGTGATAAACGTGTTATAATTCGTGATGATATAAGATTACAATAAATCGCTCCTTTATTTTGCTAGTGCTTTTGCGCGGGTGAAAAATAAGTTCTTAAACGCTGAAGAAGTGTATAAAATCTGTTGCATGAGAGAATGTTTCATtccttgacatttcttttttttttgatttgcagTTAGCTACATCTGTTAACGTGTTGTCACAATCAGACTACACAGTTTCCTAGAATCGCGAGTTCTAATGCACTGACTGGTCTAGCGAAGGCAGACCTTTCCAAGGTGTTGCAACAAACACAGTGTTGTGGCATTTAGAAGCGCGATGCTAACAGGTCGCTGTGCGCTTACTGGACTACACTTCCGGACATACAACATTTTCAATATCGCTTTACAAAACGCAGAAACACATAAGCGAGTGCAAGCCAAAGCAAGTAAGCCACAAAACAGCAGAGCAACTAGCAGCCTGCACGTACCGGGAGCTTTTACTCCACGCACAAAAGCCCTTGAGATGGCTTTGGCGCACTCAACCttcaggtaatggttacatttcgtactggaaagggaacattaggttgtCATCATAACGCTGGtcccctgaaatagaaatgcaaccattagCCTTCAAGGTCTCTGCCTCACACACTCGTCCGAGCAGCtttggtctagtggttaaagaaacaggcttgtaaccaggaggtcccccggttcaaatcccagctcagccactgactcactgtgtgtgaccctgagcaagtcactaaacctccttgtgctgcatctttggggtgaggcgttgttggaagtgactctgcagctgatgcatagctcacacaccctagtctcgtatcttgtgctttgtgatggtgttacactatgaaaggtgctatataaagatgtattattattattattacatctctatttcaggaaaccagggttacgataataACCTAGCGTCTGTCaacgtgcctgtgtgtgtgtgtgtttcgacTTGCCCTCCGGAATCCTCATTGCTGTTTCCTTCACCCGCTATGATGCCATGGAATGTTCCCGAGGGCATCGAGCGCACACAGATTCCGAGAGCAATAAGCAGAGAGTGATCTCTCTGGAAAATGCACAATTCTGTGATAAAGTCCTAATCTGATTGCAAAGCATCCGTTATCCTATTTCTGGTTAATCGAAAATGGATTTACAACTTCATCGGGGGggcttttaaaaattgattttgaatAGGGACCCCCCCATCCATCCCCCAGATGTAAATTGAACAAACTGGCCAGACGGTTTGAGTTTTTCGTACCTTCTGTTGTTGAAAAAAAGGGTTGTTGATACGgggaaggaggaggggagagagggagggaggagttAGAGGGGatgaggggagagggggaggagggatgAGTGAAGGGAGACATGTTAAAGTTTTTGGACAgacccccttttttaaaaaaaggattttgaatAGAAACCCGCAgctgtggagaggagaggagagggagactGGAGATGGAAAGGGAAGGGAAGAGGGGACAGAGAGTAGAGGAGGGTGCAAAAAGAGGAAGGGGAAGAGGATAAGgacgggaggggagggggaggagctgtGATTGGTGCCAGTCAATGCATTTCAAAGCTCCTTGAAGCTGCACTAATTCCCTCAAGGATCCCTCTTTTGCAAGCTGCAAATCTGCTTTGCTCTCGATTTGCATTCGCCCTCACTGCACGGCAGAGCTAGCTGTGACCCTACCTGCACAGAGAGAAGAGAAGggtggcaggcaggcagacagataaCGTGCTTCAGATCCCCTGATCAGCACGCTATTGAAATGGGCTGACGATGCTGTTACCCGGATGAAGGACTGCGACCTACAAGGGACGAGAGGAAACGATTTGAAACTT
Coding sequences within:
- the LOC121311511 gene encoding uncharacterized protein LOC121311511 translates to MRAASANLRVRNVDDSEIGPPLSALFTDTVCSADNTHSILLSLAGNRAMLLILLFYTLQDFPTAKCFSVTWIKLRSKSRPTLETYQSVRPGGSFVGNEIEKSCSLNLNNAQVNDSATYYCAFIKSSLMFLGNGSTLVVREGSDDRAYIEILTPSEGAVQSSGAATLVCLVFGVPEQARVYWVIEHEVTDSGSGDSSDSTPDFIRNEITIPGAVWSSGTVCTCVVETESGRNMSKSVSKTGERDPDCFLYSVWRYVFILGALVAMWIHFAVVHWNNSKQRERSQEER